In Kaistella faecalis, a genomic segment contains:
- a CDS encoding porin family protein: protein MKKLFLGAAIAMSSLTFAQQFGIKGGMNVSSLSKDSNLSDQGSKIGFNAGLFMNAPIGENFSIQPELLYSQMGEKYDYTQPITGDRISGATHLDYVALPIMFQYNATPSFYLEAGPEFGLLVSAKDKQKNETTGQTIAESGNYKDDLNSFNAGIGLGAGYYFTPNIGLTARYVAGLTDIYKDGQNSGDAVKNNVFQVGLAYKF from the coding sequence ATGAAAAAGTTATTTTTAGGTGCAGCTATCGCAATGAGTTCATTGACATTCGCACAACAGTTCGGTATTAAAGGTGGAATGAACGTTTCTTCACTTTCAAAAGATTCAAATTTAAGTGATCAGGGATCAAAAATCGGTTTTAACGCTGGTCTTTTCATGAATGCTCCGATTGGTGAAAACTTCAGCATTCAGCCTGAATTACTTTACTCTCAAATGGGAGAAAAATACGATTACACTCAACCAATCACGGGTGATAGAATCTCAGGAGCTACTCATTTAGATTATGTTGCGTTACCAATTATGTTCCAATATAACGCTACTCCATCTTTCTATCTGGAAGCTGGACCGGAATTCGGACTATTGGTTTCTGCAAAGGACAAGCAAAAAAATGAAACTACCGGACAAACAATAGCTGAAAGCGGTAACTACAAAGATGATTTAAACAGCTTTAATGCAGGTATCGGTCTGGGAGCAGGTTATTATTTTACCCCTAACATCGGTTTAACTGCAAGATATGTTGCTGGTTTAACAGATATTTATAAAGACGGACAAAACTCTGGTGACGCTGTGAAAAACAACGTATTCCAAGTTGGTTTGGCTTACAAATTCTAA
- the aroB gene encoding 3-dehydroquinate synthase, translating into MISVLDQDFSQLNLFITDLKPTKIIILVDENTHEYCLPVLLGNLETEIPFEIIEIEPGEDLKTIETASQLWEILSEFEVDRKSLMINLGGGVITDLGGFVASTYKRGIKFVNIPTTLLGMCDASIGGKTGIDHHFLKNIIGTFAEPEEIFVYPHFLKTVPYVELRSGFAEMLKHGLIADQTHWNDLTSLENLSAESIFPLIENSMRIKQTIIEQDFKEQNIRKTLNFGHTVGHALESLFLQQGKPIPHGEAVALGMICETYLSFLAGNISNDKAEEIIGNIRKFYPYIAISQFTDERIVALMMNDKKNSSGKISFSLLKSIGECTFDSEMSNEQIISALNYYQNLN; encoded by the coding sequence ATGATATCAGTTTTAGACCAGGATTTTTCGCAGCTCAACCTTTTTATAACGGATTTAAAACCCACCAAAATCATTATTCTGGTTGATGAAAACACCCATGAATATTGCCTGCCCGTACTTCTGGGAAATCTGGAGACTGAAATCCCCTTTGAAATTATTGAAATTGAACCAGGAGAAGATTTAAAAACAATTGAGACAGCTTCTCAACTCTGGGAAATTTTATCTGAATTTGAAGTCGACCGCAAATCTTTGATGATTAATCTGGGCGGTGGAGTCATTACCGACTTGGGCGGATTCGTGGCATCAACTTATAAAAGAGGAATTAAATTTGTCAACATCCCAACAACACTTTTGGGGATGTGCGATGCTTCTATTGGCGGGAAAACAGGTATTGACCATCATTTCTTAAAGAATATTATAGGAACTTTTGCAGAGCCTGAGGAAATATTTGTCTACCCACATTTCTTGAAAACAGTACCTTATGTTGAATTGCGAAGCGGATTTGCAGAAATGCTCAAGCACGGTTTAATTGCAGACCAAACTCACTGGAACGATTTAACATCACTTGAAAATCTGAGTGCAGAAAGCATATTTCCACTTATTGAAAACTCAATGCGGATTAAACAGACGATTATTGAACAGGATTTTAAAGAGCAGAACATCAGAAAAACGCTTAACTTCGGGCACACTGTAGGTCATGCATTGGAAAGTCTTTTTCTGCAGCAGGGAAAGCCCATACCCCATGGTGAAGCTGTAGCACTCGGAATGATTTGCGAGACCTATCTGTCTTTTCTGGCGGGCAACATCAGCAACGACAAAGCTGAAGAGATTATCGGAAATATCAGGAAATTTTATCCATATATAGCCATCAGTCAGTTCACGGATGAAAGAATTGTAGCGCTGATGATGAATGATAAAAAGAACTCAAGCGGCAAAATAAGTTTCTCTCTTTTAAAAAGTATTGGGGAGTGCACTTTTGACAGCGAAATGTCGAACGAACAAATTATTTCGGCTTTGAATTATTATCAAAATTTAAATTAA
- a CDS encoding proline dehydrogenase family protein — translation MSIFNNTQIAFADKTDAQLRKAYWMFKAIEQPVVTKFGISVLNFTVEKNFPFVTGVVKQTLFEQFCGGETREQSMKVVKQMFKRHVGSIFDYAIEGKAEESVFDETCEEIKQNIKFAEGNPAIPFVVFKPTGFGRIEIYEEVGKKVELTTSQKEEWARVVKRYEEVCQMAFDRNVVLMIDAEDSWMQDATDDLVNEMMEKFNKQKAIIWNTIQMYRTGRMEYLAEDLERARTKNYFLGYKFVRGAYMEKERERAAAMNYPDPIQPTKQASDDNYNAAIDFVLNNLDRVSAFFGTHNEKSTELVMDKMRAMGLPNDHPQIHFGQLYGMSDNITYFLGAEKYNVCKYLPYGPVKDVVPYLTRRAQENTSVAGQTGRELGLIDKELNRRKAK, via the coding sequence ATGAGCATTTTCAATAATACCCAAATTGCCTTTGCAGACAAGACCGACGCTCAACTCCGCAAGGCGTACTGGATGTTTAAAGCTATAGAGCAGCCCGTTGTTACAAAGTTTGGCATCTCGGTTCTTAACTTTACCGTAGAGAAAAATTTTCCTTTTGTGACCGGAGTTGTTAAACAAACTTTGTTTGAGCAGTTTTGTGGCGGCGAAACCCGTGAGCAAAGCATGAAAGTAGTAAAGCAGATGTTCAAGCGGCATGTAGGAAGTATATTTGATTATGCCATTGAAGGAAAAGCTGAAGAAAGTGTTTTTGATGAAACCTGCGAAGAAATTAAACAAAACATAAAATTCGCAGAAGGTAATCCGGCGATTCCGTTTGTAGTTTTTAAGCCCACGGGTTTTGGAAGAATTGAAATATACGAGGAAGTCGGTAAAAAAGTAGAATTAACGACCTCTCAAAAAGAAGAATGGGCGAGAGTGGTGAAGAGATATGAGGAGGTTTGTCAGATGGCGTTCGACCGCAATGTGGTTCTGATGATTGATGCAGAAGACAGCTGGATGCAGGATGCGACCGATGATTTGGTGAATGAAATGATGGAGAAATTCAACAAACAGAAAGCCATTATCTGGAATACCATCCAAATGTACCGCACTGGTAGAATGGAATATCTTGCTGAAGATTTAGAACGAGCCAGAACAAAAAACTATTTCTTAGGTTACAAATTTGTTCGCGGCGCTTATATGGAAAAAGAGCGCGAACGTGCAGCTGCAATGAATTATCCGGATCCTATTCAGCCTACAAAACAGGCCTCAGATGATAATTATAATGCCGCGATCGATTTCGTATTGAATAATTTAGACCGCGTTTCAGCGTTTTTTGGAACCCATAATGAGAAGTCTACTGAACTTGTAATGGATAAAATGCGGGCAATGGGATTACCAAATGATCATCCTCAGATTCATTTTGGTCAGCTTTACGGAATGAGCGACAATATCACCTATTTTCTTGGCGCAGAAAAATACAATGTCTGCAAATATCTTCCTTATGGCCCGGTGAAAGATGTGGTTCCTTATTTAACAAGACGTGCGCAGGAAAACACTTCTGTGGCCGGACAAACAGGTCGCGAACTTGGCCTCATCGATAAAGAACTGAACAGAAGAAAGGCAAAATAA
- the priA gene encoding replication restart helicase PriA, with translation MTFAQIILPLNLKGTFTYKVSEELIRNLEVGMRVLVSFRGKKIYTGIVAEIHNTEPENFSPKEIISILDDFPILPPQQIKFWNWISEYYLCNLGEIYRFAFPSSLKLESETYLKLKANIKVDFENLDVNEMYLIQALEVRQLINVTEIEAFIPKKDIVKTIKSLIDLQYIEIDEKIAEKYKAKEIAYLRVNDSELDGNSLPQILLSLKRSPKQQEMFLSILEKQTEHPEKPIRKSEIFGEGNFSQSQLKSLIERNLVQEYFLQKDRIESYQGEIEEIEKLTKQQIQAKKEIDNAFTEGKNVLLHGVTSSGKTHIYLEKIEETVSAGKNVLFLLPEISLTKQIVQRLEKKYGKQLGFYHQKLTDFERVEVWRRIKNNDVKILIGTRNALFLPYENLGLIVVDEEHDSAYKPREVSPYFNAKDSSQILAKLYSANLILGSATPSVESYYLAKKDKIKYVFLSERFGNVKLPEFELINFKEEQDSKKIIGNFSLKLIDEIKSELERKKQTMILHNRRGYANVVECETCGYVNYCSNCDVVMTYHKFSNEMKCHYCGQKASKPKVCPKCHSENLNERGVGVEQIHEEVSRIFPDSEVDRMDVDSMRKKFAYEKLYERIEEGETDIIVGTQMISKGLDFDNIELVAIPRADAMLYVQDFRAEERAYQLIMQVSGRAGRTSGEGKILIQTYNPQHAVFQLIKENNSEKIYSHFLDERKKFLYPPFVKLIMIELKHRREDKVNRASQFLGSILRKYLPEDCILGPEKSPIAKLNLMYQYQILLKLPRGKKYAEMKGLVLKSFEEFDEITAYQSIKKLIFVDF, from the coding sequence TTGACTTTTGCCCAGATCATTCTCCCGCTCAATCTTAAAGGAACCTTTACTTATAAAGTTTCTGAGGAATTAATCCGTAATCTGGAAGTTGGGATGAGGGTGTTGGTATCATTTCGCGGCAAAAAGATTTATACAGGAATCGTTGCTGAAATCCATAACACCGAGCCCGAAAATTTCAGTCCAAAAGAAATCATCAGTATACTTGATGATTTTCCAATTCTTCCACCTCAACAGATTAAGTTTTGGAACTGGATTTCCGAATATTATCTCTGTAATCTTGGCGAAATTTACCGTTTTGCGTTTCCCTCGTCTTTAAAACTGGAAAGTGAAACTTATTTAAAGTTAAAGGCGAATATTAAAGTCGATTTCGAAAACTTAGATGTGAATGAAATGTATCTCATCCAGGCACTAGAAGTTCGGCAGCTTATTAATGTGACCGAAATTGAAGCATTTATTCCAAAGAAAGACATCGTCAAAACCATAAAATCGTTAATCGATCTTCAGTACATCGAGATTGATGAAAAGATTGCCGAGAAATACAAAGCGAAAGAAATCGCGTATTTGCGTGTAAATGATTCAGAACTGGACGGTAACAGTCTTCCGCAGATTCTCCTGTCGCTGAAACGTTCTCCTAAACAGCAGGAAATGTTTCTTTCGATCCTCGAAAAGCAAACAGAACATCCCGAAAAACCTATCAGGAAATCTGAAATTTTCGGTGAAGGAAATTTTTCCCAGTCACAGTTAAAATCTTTAATTGAAAGAAATTTAGTACAGGAATATTTTCTGCAGAAAGACCGTATAGAATCTTATCAGGGGGAAATCGAGGAAATTGAAAAGCTCACTAAGCAGCAGATCCAGGCGAAGAAAGAAATTGATAATGCTTTCACTGAGGGGAAAAATGTTTTGCTGCACGGCGTTACTTCCTCCGGTAAAACTCATATTTATCTTGAAAAAATTGAAGAAACCGTTTCAGCCGGAAAAAATGTTTTATTTCTTCTCCCCGAAATTTCTTTGACCAAGCAGATCGTGCAGCGATTAGAGAAAAAATACGGAAAACAGCTTGGTTTTTATCACCAAAAACTTACAGATTTCGAAAGGGTGGAAGTTTGGCGCCGAATTAAGAATAATGATGTTAAAATCCTTATCGGAACACGTAACGCGTTGTTTTTACCTTACGAAAACCTCGGTTTAATTGTGGTTGATGAAGAACATGATTCGGCTTATAAACCACGGGAAGTTTCTCCCTATTTCAATGCAAAAGATTCTTCACAAATCCTGGCAAAACTATATTCGGCAAACCTTATCCTTGGCTCTGCAACGCCTTCAGTGGAATCCTATTATCTGGCGAAAAAAGACAAAATAAAATATGTTTTCCTGAGCGAGAGGTTCGGTAATGTAAAACTTCCTGAATTTGAACTTATCAATTTTAAGGAAGAGCAGGATTCAAAGAAAATTATTGGAAATTTCTCTTTAAAACTCATCGACGAAATAAAAAGCGAATTGGAGAGGAAGAAGCAGACAATGATTCTGCATAACCGCCGCGGCTACGCAAATGTAGTAGAATGTGAAACCTGTGGTTACGTAAATTACTGTTCAAATTGTGATGTGGTGATGACGTATCATAAATTTTCCAATGAAATGAAATGTCACTACTGCGGCCAAAAAGCTTCTAAACCGAAAGTCTGCCCCAAATGCCATTCTGAAAATCTGAATGAAAGAGGGGTAGGAGTTGAACAGATTCACGAGGAAGTTTCGAGGATTTTTCCTGATTCTGAAGTTGACCGGATGGATGTAGATTCGATGCGGAAAAAGTTTGCCTACGAAAAATTATACGAGAGAATTGAAGAAGGTGAAACCGATATTATTGTGGGAACACAGATGATTTCTAAAGGTCTGGATTTCGACAATATAGAATTGGTTGCCATTCCAAGGGCAGATGCTATGCTCTACGTACAGGATTTCCGTGCGGAGGAACGCGCATACCAATTGATTATGCAGGTGTCGGGACGCGCCGGACGAACTTCCGGGGAAGGAAAAATTCTGATTCAGACCTATAATCCTCAGCATGCGGTTTTTCAGCTGATAAAAGAGAATAATTCTGAAAAGATATACTCGCATTTTCTCGATGAAAGAAAGAAATTTCTTTATCCGCCATTTGTGAAACTGATTATGATCGAACTGAAACACCGCCGTGAAGATAAAGTGAACCGCGCTTCCCAATTTTTAGGGTCGATCCTTAGAAAATATCTACCCGAAGACTGTATTTTGGGTCCGGAAAAATCACCCATCGCAAAACTCAATTTGATGTATCAGTATCAAATTCTGCTCAAACTACCGCGTGGAAAAAAGTACGCTGAAATGAAAGGTCTGGTTTTGAAAAGTTTTGAAGAATTCGACGAAATAACTGCTTATCAGAGTATTAAAAAGCTGATATTTGTTGATTTTTAA
- the dacB gene encoding D-alanyl-D-alanine carboxypeptidase/D-alanyl-D-alanine endopeptidase produces MIRLKNIFLAQALAFSAIAFGQGTFTSNLPQTYDNRPSSTVKDFSSSEKLMSAKELVDININSMMNDPVLRNANWGFVIFDPKTRKVVSSYNEYASLIPASTTKLLTTDTAVSLLGENFRWITQLEYSGDIDENGNLQGNLYIVGSGDPSLGTNKAGASTYSAIVSDFIAAISEKGIKKINGDIIIQTGVFKVNKTQKLPENIVWLENGNYYLPAGSTYEINPQNERLIAKPANPFAENKNFYYISPYIKQMVYADKFDGVGLTTKVADPPAYLANSLRSTMVKRGVGITGKVVARTTELNPEKRTTITTYQSPTLADIIYYTNQRSDNALAEATLRMVGFQKKGDQTLESGRSVVVEHLKANAFETDGLNYMDGSGLSRNNLVTPISQVKFLTNIMDEKYYKTYFESLPIAGQTGTLKSMFNGEGNGQIFAKTGTLNKVKTLAGYMKTHTGKTLVFSLLINNYAGSVDQVKNRMEQILQPALNL; encoded by the coding sequence ATGATTAGACTAAAAAATATATTTCTTGCGCAGGCTTTAGCATTTTCAGCAATCGCATTCGGGCAAGGTACTTTCACTTCAAATTTACCCCAAACTTACGACAACCGGCCAAGCAGTACCGTTAAGGATTTCAGTTCTTCTGAAAAATTAATGAGTGCGAAGGAACTGGTGGATATCAACATCAATTCTATGATGAATGATCCGGTTCTTCGTAACGCCAATTGGGGATTTGTAATTTTCGACCCGAAAACCAGAAAAGTGGTAAGTTCATACAACGAGTATGCATCGCTGATTCCAGCTTCTACCACCAAATTATTAACCACTGATACAGCAGTAAGCCTGTTGGGCGAAAATTTCCGTTGGATTACACAACTCGAATATTCAGGGGACATTGATGAGAACGGTAATCTTCAGGGTAATTTATATATTGTAGGTAGTGGTGACCCATCTTTAGGTACAAATAAGGCCGGTGCTTCAACGTATTCTGCAATAGTTTCAGACTTTATTGCGGCTATTTCTGAAAAGGGAATTAAAAAGATTAACGGCGATATCATCATTCAAACCGGAGTTTTCAAAGTAAATAAAACGCAGAAACTCCCGGAAAATATTGTATGGCTAGAGAACGGAAATTACTATCTTCCAGCCGGTTCTACTTATGAAATCAATCCTCAGAATGAAAGGCTCATTGCAAAACCCGCAAATCCTTTCGCTGAAAATAAAAACTTCTATTACATCTCTCCTTATATAAAGCAGATGGTTTATGCTGACAAGTTTGATGGAGTAGGCCTAACTACCAAAGTTGCTGATCCGCCGGCATATCTGGCAAATTCTTTAAGAAGCACCATGGTTAAAAGAGGTGTTGGTATAACAGGAAAAGTGGTGGCAAGAACAACAGAGCTCAACCCAGAAAAACGCACAACGATAACTACTTACCAATCACCAACTTTAGCAGATATTATCTACTACACGAATCAAAGAAGTGATAATGCATTGGCAGAAGCTACGCTGCGAATGGTTGGTTTTCAGAAAAAAGGCGATCAGACTTTAGAATCCGGAAGAAGTGTTGTAGTTGAACATTTGAAGGCAAATGCATTCGAAACCGACGGATTGAACTATATGGATGGAAGCGGACTTTCACGGAATAATCTGGTTACTCCGATTTCTCAGGTGAAATTTTTAACCAACATTATGGATGAGAAATATTATAAAACATATTTTGAATCACTTCCAATTGCAGGACAAACCGGCACTTTGAAAAGTATGTTTAACGGTGAAGGAAATGGACAGATTTTTGCCAAAACAGGAACTTTAAATAAAGTGAAAACCTTAGCAGGTTACATGAAAACCCATACCGGAAAAACATTGGTATTCTCTCTTCTTATCAATAATTATGCGGGTTCCGTGGATCAGGTAAAAAACCGGATGGAACAAATTCTTCAGCCTGCACTAAATCTGTAA
- a CDS encoding M1 family aminopeptidase → MKKLYVILVTLICVQVSAQKNEEAERKSMISNELLKYSKMIDYNVNPNTLNYDLRYQRLELQLDPAQQFVSGTVTSHFIPNQNMANIYFDLSDGLTVSEVKYHGNTLSFTQLSSKEVKIDFPTNIPAATLDSLSIKYFGAPDTGGSAGDAFTISTQGGTPALYTLSEPYGAQEWFPTKQSLNDKIEKVDIKINTPSQYNVASNGKLISETMLTGGRKLTYWQTNYAIPAYLIALGITNYTKLNDTMGNPPFPFVNYLYPSTTSNGTIMSNIEWTKTVMDTFEQYFGPYPYRNEKYGHMQFGWGGGMEHATMSSMGSWGRGIIAHELAHQWFGDKVTCGAWNDIWLNEGFATFGEHLANEKLLMTNSQFLGYLGSEMSYITSAAGGSVYVSDSNLGNTGAIFSGRLSYSKGGYIVRMIKWILGDDAFYSAIKDYHSRPEHAYGYAKTADLKNSLLLSTGKDFTEFFNDWVYGQGHPTYQIRWNQTSDQMLRFRVSQTRSHSSVSFFEMPLPIKVNGTGGQVAYLVLNNTVNNQTFANQVNFPVASVQFNYENQIIHRNSTVIKDATILSVNDNTKDGIMIYPNPVGDKLTVLGVGNNQQYGIYSADGKLVKKGKFTEGKAVEVHHLPKGVYLLKIENQNLKFIKE, encoded by the coding sequence ATGAAAAAACTTTATGTAATACTGGTTACATTGATTTGCGTACAGGTTTCCGCTCAGAAAAACGAAGAAGCAGAACGCAAAAGTATGATCAGCAATGAACTTCTAAAATATTCGAAAATGATTGATTATAACGTGAATCCCAATACGTTGAATTATGATTTAAGATACCAGCGGCTCGAACTTCAGCTGGACCCTGCACAGCAGTTCGTAAGTGGCACCGTTACCAGTCATTTTATTCCGAACCAGAATATGGCAAATATTTATTTTGATCTTTCGGATGGTCTTACGGTTTCAGAAGTGAAGTATCATGGCAATACCCTTTCTTTCACGCAGCTCAGTAGTAAAGAGGTTAAAATTGATTTCCCGACTAATATACCGGCAGCAACCCTTGATTCCCTTTCAATTAAATATTTCGGCGCGCCGGATACAGGTGGTAGCGCAGGAGATGCTTTCACAATATCAACTCAGGGTGGAACACCTGCTCTGTATACTCTTTCCGAGCCATACGGTGCCCAGGAATGGTTTCCGACAAAACAGAGCCTTAATGATAAAATTGAAAAAGTTGATATTAAGATCAACACTCCGTCCCAGTACAACGTGGCTTCCAACGGCAAACTTATTTCGGAAACAATGTTGACCGGCGGCAGAAAACTCACTTACTGGCAAACAAATTATGCAATTCCGGCTTATCTCATTGCTTTAGGAATTACGAATTATACGAAATTAAATGATACGATGGGAAATCCACCTTTCCCTTTTGTAAATTATCTTTATCCTTCAACCACATCGAATGGTACAATCATGTCTAATATTGAATGGACCAAAACTGTGATGGATACCTTTGAACAGTATTTCGGTCCGTATCCTTACAGAAATGAAAAATACGGTCATATGCAATTCGGCTGGGGAGGCGGTATGGAACATGCCACCATGTCTTCTATGGGATCATGGGGAAGAGGCATTATCGCACATGAACTCGCACACCAGTGGTTCGGCGATAAAGTAACCTGCGGTGCCTGGAACGACATTTGGCTTAATGAAGGATTTGCGACTTTTGGTGAACATCTCGCCAACGAAAAATTACTCATGACCAATTCTCAGTTTCTAGGGTATCTGGGTTCTGAAATGAGCTATATCACCAGCGCAGCCGGAGGAAGCGTATATGTTTCTGACAGTAACCTGGGCAATACCGGCGCAATTTTCAGCGGACGGTTGAGCTATTCCAAAGGAGGTTATATCGTAAGAATGATAAAATGGATATTGGGCGATGACGCATTTTATTCCGCTATTAAGGATTATCATTCAAGGCCGGAGCATGCTTATGGATACGCCAAAACAGCGGATCTTAAAAATTCCCTTCTTTTGTCAACAGGTAAAGATTTTACCGAATTTTTTAATGACTGGGTTTATGGTCAGGGCCACCCAACTTACCAAATCCGCTGGAATCAGACTTCAGACCAGATGTTAAGATTCAGGGTAAGCCAGACCAGAAGTCACTCATCAGTAAGTTTCTTCGAAATGCCGTTGCCTATAAAGGTAAACGGAACTGGAGGGCAGGTTGCTTATTTGGTGCTTAATAATACTGTGAACAATCAGACTTTCGCCAATCAGGTGAATTTTCCTGTGGCATCTGTTCAGTTCAATTACGAAAATCAGATTATCCATAGAAATTCTACAGTAATTAAAGACGCAACGATCCTCTCGGTGAATGATAATACAAAAGATGGTATTATGATTTATCCCAATCCTGTAGGTGATAAACTAACGGTTTTAGGAGTAGGAAACAATCAGCAATATGGTATTTACAGTGCAGATGGGAAGTTGGTTAAAAAGGGAAAATTTACAGAGGGGAAGGCAGTTGAAGTCCATCATCTTCCAAAAGGTGTCTACCTTCTGAAAATCGAAAATCAGAATCTCAAATTCATAAAAGAATAA
- a CDS encoding nuclear transport factor 2 family protein — MKNFTKLFTLFSVVVFSTFLHSQKNDIDMVLKLNADFDKASLSGDLPFFENALAPDFVSYHPDGSKVTRAEVLERIRKEKEKPSYKLLSVKSDDVKVKMDGNLAYVTGLWNASTSGLEADAVPHNDTGFYSAMFEKRDGKWMIVSDHSTEKTHTSDELMPSLKQASDNYDKAISTQDARMFDSLLSAEFTSVNENGKIRNKAEEIAQIKSADLKLTSVKSEDKKFRIHRSTAVETGVFTVSGTYKGKAFTDKGRYTSTWFYSNGKWQLASDHTSLIK; from the coding sequence ATGAAAAATTTCACTAAACTCTTTACGTTGTTTTCGGTTGTTGTTTTTAGTACGTTTTTACATTCTCAAAAAAACGATATTGATATGGTACTCAAGCTGAATGCAGATTTTGATAAGGCGTCCCTGAGTGGGGATCTACCATTTTTCGAAAATGCGCTTGCTCCCGATTTTGTTTCTTATCACCCGGACGGATCTAAGGTTACGCGTGCAGAAGTACTAGAGCGAATCAGGAAAGAGAAAGAAAAACCCTCCTATAAATTACTAAGTGTTAAAAGTGATGATGTGAAAGTGAAAATGGACGGTAATCTGGCCTATGTAACCGGGCTTTGGAATGCATCAACCTCCGGCCTTGAAGCGGATGCTGTACCCCATAACGATACAGGGTTCTACAGTGCCATGTTTGAAAAAAGAGATGGTAAATGGATGATTGTTTCGGATCATTCTACTGAAAAAACTCATACTTCAGACGAATTGATGCCCTCACTGAAACAAGCAAGCGATAATTACGATAAAGCGATATCAACACAGGATGCCCGCATGTTTGATTCGCTGCTTTCTGCAGAATTTACTTCTGTCAATGAAAATGGAAAAATAAGAAATAAAGCCGAAGAGATCGCGCAGATAAAATCTGCTGACCTTAAATTAACTTCAGTGAAGTCTGAGGATAAAAAGTTTAGAATTCATCGCAGTACAGCGGTAGAAACAGGTGTGTTCACTGTCTCAGGAACGTATAAAGGAAAAGCTTTTACGGATAAAGGTCGTTACACTTCGACATGGTTTTACAGCAACGGAAAATGGCAACTCGCAAGTGACCATACAAGCCTCATCAAGTAG
- a CDS encoding cupin domain-containing protein → MKQSRKQFINTASLGFAGFFVPADFLSFCDEAEPVVVHEDEGEKYWIGPRNSPLTIKIAHSPNGKKSLSFCTEEIAPGEGIPMHKHLNEDELIFVHTGEGILHVADKEIRVKKGSVALIPKHCWHGVKNTGSEIFIMVFAYTPAGFEGYFREFGSPVGKLWQPKSQAEYEKLNKKWGIVYK, encoded by the coding sequence ATGAAACAGTCACGGAAACAATTTATCAACACGGCATCGTTGGGTTTTGCAGGCTTTTTTGTTCCTGCAGATTTTCTGTCATTTTGCGATGAAGCAGAGCCGGTGGTCGTTCATGAAGACGAAGGTGAAAAGTACTGGATTGGACCACGTAATTCTCCTTTAACTATAAAAATTGCCCACTCGCCGAATGGGAAAAAGTCCCTGTCTTTTTGCACCGAAGAAATTGCACCTGGTGAAGGGATTCCCATGCACAAGCATTTGAACGAAGATGAACTCATTTTTGTTCACACGGGTGAAGGAATTCTACACGTCGCAGATAAGGAGATTAGGGTTAAAAAGGGCAGCGTAGCTTTAATTCCCAAACATTGCTGGCATGGTGTAAAAAATACCGGAAGCGAAATATTCATTATGGTATTTGCTTACACACCGGCTGGATTCGAGGGGTATTTCAGAGAGTTTGGTTCGCCAGTTGGAAAACTATGGCAGCCAAAATCCCAGGCAGAATATGAAAAACTTAATAAAAAGTGGGGAATTGTGTACAAATAA